The following are from one region of the Silurus meridionalis isolate SWU-2019-XX chromosome 25, ASM1480568v1, whole genome shotgun sequence genome:
- the hspb15 gene encoding heat shock protein, alpha-crystallin-related, b15, which produces MPRPLFNRNGGWNPLQDWPKSSILDQCMVLPSPTDGEECFSHVKCDSKTWSITLDVSNFCPEEIGVKINDCYLEIAGEHKEKHNDHGTISKRFTRKYKLPVEVDLQKICSSLSPEGVLLVEIPVAVSSTRCPTETVVPTHMKEKH; this is translated from the exons ATGCCTCGTCCTCTATTCAATCGCAACGGTGGCTGGAATCCTCTCCAGGACTGGCCGAAGTCAAGCATTTTAGATCAGTGCATGG TCTTGCCTTCACCTACAGATGGAGAAGAATGTTTTTCACATGTCAAATGTGACAGTAAAACCTGGAGTATAACTTTAGATGTCAGCAATTTTTGTCCAGAGGAAATTGGTGTAAAAATCAATGATTGCTACTTAGAAATTGCAG gaGAACACAAGGAAAAACATAATGACCATGGGACCATTTCCAAGAGATTTACAAGGAAGTATAA GCTGCCTGTCGAAGTTGACCTTCAAAAGATATGCTCTTCGCTTTCTCCAGAAGGTGTTCTCTTAGTTGAGATACCTGTTGCTGTTTCTTCCACCAGATGTCCCACAGAAACTGTTGTGCCAACacacatgaaagaaaaacattag